In one Echinicola marina genomic region, the following are encoded:
- a CDS encoding GntR family transcriptional regulator yields MIATSSSIRIDSESRIPKYQQIINSIIEDIEKGVLSVGEKIPSINEISEGHYLSRDTVEKAYGQLKKKKIIISVKGKGYYVARNVSQSQTKVIFLLNKLSNYKLRIYNSFVNSLGPDSQVDLNVYHCDPQHLINLLKENTGAYDYYVIMPHFKDKELHHLNYDQKVIKSIKEIPAEKVIIMDNHLPDAGLDTAAIYQDFRMDIYQALKEGIARIKKYEKLILVYPDKVIYPYPSEIKQGFKKFCVEFGINFEIIDTIYPDMELDQHDAYILIEENDLINLMKQIRENDYELGEDIGVISYNDTPLKELLGITVMSTDFKVMGETAAYMIKKHKKEVVKNVFNFIDRGSI; encoded by the coding sequence ATGATCGCAACATCATCATCCATACGAATTGATTCTGAATCGAGGATTCCAAAATACCAGCAAATCATCAATTCCATTATTGAGGATATCGAGAAAGGTGTACTTTCCGTAGGGGAAAAAATCCCTTCCATCAATGAAATAAGTGAGGGGCATTACCTCTCGAGAGATACAGTCGAAAAGGCCTACGGTCAGCTTAAGAAAAAGAAAATTATCATTTCGGTAAAAGGTAAAGGCTACTATGTAGCCAGGAACGTGTCCCAGTCCCAAACCAAAGTAATCTTTTTACTTAATAAGCTATCCAATTACAAACTGCGGATTTATAATTCGTTTGTTAATAGCCTAGGGCCCGATTCCCAAGTGGATTTAAACGTATATCATTGCGATCCGCAGCATCTTATTAACCTTTTGAAAGAGAATACTGGAGCTTATGATTATTATGTGATCATGCCCCATTTCAAGGATAAGGAATTACATCATCTTAATTATGATCAAAAGGTCATCAAAAGTATAAAGGAAATTCCTGCCGAAAAGGTGATCATCATGGATAATCATCTTCCTGATGCAGGTTTGGATACTGCAGCGATTTATCAGGATTTTAGGATGGATATTTATCAGGCACTCAAAGAGGGAATCGCCAGGATCAAAAAATATGAGAAGCTGATTTTGGTGTATCCGGACAAGGTCATTTATCCTTATCCAAGTGAAATCAAGCAGGGATTTAAGAAATTTTGTGTGGAATTTGGGATCAACTTCGAGATCATTGACACGATTTATCCAGATATGGAACTGGACCAACACGATGCATATATCTTAATCGAGGAAAATGACCTGATCAATCTGATGAAGCAAATCAGGGAAAATGACTATGAACTCGGAGAAGATATTGGGGTGATATCCTATAATGATACACCACTGAAGGAGCTTTTGGGTATCACGGTCATGTCTACCGATTTTAAAGTGATGGGGGAAACGGCTGCCTATATGATCAAAAAGCATAAAAAAGAGGTGGTAAAAAATGTCTTCAACTTTATTGATCGAGGTTCTATTTGA
- a CDS encoding purine-cytosine permease family protein, whose product MSQENNLVKKLEAVNEYEREPIPQHKLKSWKSFVGTYAGEHTAGTEFVLGPLFVAHGASAIDLVTGLLVGNILAVLSWAFLTGKAATKTRHTLYFQLEKIAGSRFTMIYNLVNAVAFCFLAGAMITVAATAVGIPFDMAMPALNDTLPTSIGFVLTVFVVGAITTVIAMFGFNQVVKFANIAAPWMIMIFVAAAVAVLPRLGIHSISDFWPVAKETIWSGVPLEGNTKFTFWHIMFFAWFCNMAMHIGMADMSILRYAKKWTAGFATSTGVFLGHYVAWIASGILYSLFLLESDNSLVFAPGPIAYEAVGIAGAVCVIIAGWTTANPTLYRAGLAIQSINPKWKTWKVTLFVGLITTIAACFPALMMQLLDFVALYGLVLMPLGAVIFMDIFLLPKMGMRSNFAEVNKSAFNPAVGITWLVTLVFCVGLNLFGEIEIFFLGLPGWFVAVIVYLISSKLVQRNYKEVPSPTVVHKSRKTVPIS is encoded by the coding sequence ATGTCCCAAGAGAATAACCTTGTAAAGAAGCTCGAAGCCGTCAATGAATATGAAAGAGAGCCCATTCCACAGCATAAGCTAAAGAGTTGGAAAAGCTTTGTCGGTACCTATGCGGGTGAACATACTGCAGGAACTGAATTTGTTTTGGGACCGCTGTTTGTGGCTCACGGTGCCAGTGCCATTGATTTGGTTACAGGGCTTTTGGTTGGGAATATTTTGGCTGTTTTGAGCTGGGCCTTTCTTACTGGAAAAGCTGCTACCAAGACCCGTCACACCCTTTACTTTCAACTTGAGAAAATAGCAGGAAGTAGATTTACCATGATATATAATCTGGTCAATGCCGTGGCATTTTGCTTTCTGGCAGGGGCAATGATTACCGTGGCAGCAACGGCAGTGGGGATTCCTTTTGATATGGCCATGCCAGCCCTCAATGATACATTACCTACCAGCATTGGTTTTGTACTGACGGTTTTTGTAGTCGGGGCCATCACCACAGTCATTGCCATGTTTGGCTTTAACCAAGTGGTGAAGTTTGCCAATATTGCCGCGCCTTGGATGATCATGATCTTTGTTGCTGCAGCCGTGGCCGTTTTGCCACGTTTGGGCATTCACTCTATCAGTGACTTTTGGCCGGTGGCAAAGGAAACCATTTGGTCAGGAGTTCCATTGGAGGGAAATACCAAATTCACCTTCTGGCATATCATGTTCTTTGCTTGGTTTTGTAATATGGCCATGCATATCGGAATGGCTGATATGTCTATTCTAAGGTATGCCAAAAAGTGGACTGCTGGTTTTGCGACTTCTACAGGCGTATTTCTGGGGCATTATGTTGCATGGATTGCCTCAGGTATACTTTATTCACTTTTCTTGCTGGAATCAGATAATAGCCTGGTATTCGCTCCAGGTCCAATCGCTTATGAGGCAGTGGGAATTGCCGGGGCCGTTTGTGTGATCATTGCCGGATGGACCACCGCTAATCCAACATTGTACCGTGCCGGTCTCGCCATTCAATCGATCAATCCCAAGTGGAAAACATGGAAAGTAACCTTATTTGTAGGTTTGATTACGACGATTGCAGCTTGTTTTCCGGCATTAATGATGCAGTTGTTGGATTTTGTGGCGCTTTATGGTTTGGTACTGATGCCATTGGGAGCGGTCATCTTTATGGATATTTTCCTTTTGCCAAAAATGGGTATGAGGTCCAACTTTGCGGAAGTGAATAAAAGTGCTTTCAATCCCGCTGTGGGCATTACCTGGTTGGTGACCTTGGTTTTCTGTGTAGGACTTAACCTCTTCGGAGAAATCGAGATCTTCTTTCTAGGGCTTCCAGGATGGTTTGTGGCGGTGATTGTGTATTTGATCAGTAGTAAACTGGTCCAAAGGAATTATAAGGAGGTGCCCAGTCCAACAGTGGTCCACAAATCAAGAAAAACAGTTCCCATTTCCTAA
- a CDS encoding alpha/beta hydrolase — protein sequence MPRVQYIIACLLMVIPFLGYAQQETFPLYSKEAPNTKALLEKDVIGNGGRIERVAVPQITVYRPQKTASNGKAILICPGGGYGIIAIQHEGHQIARWYSDRGYTAAVLKYRLPEEDLLNESWEVPLMDAEEGIRFLRKRAKKWHYDSDKIGVLGFSAGGHLASSVSVHNHAAEGKEPSSRPDFSVLIYPVISMDTSVTHQGSRRNLLGEKLNTDLENYFSNETQINHTTPPAFLVHSWDDTAVPPENSIRYAKALNQKGIKCELHLFEKGGHGYGRGNIESHGNASTWLEMSDQWISDLFSE from the coding sequence ATGCCTAGAGTCCAATACATAATAGCCTGTCTTTTGATGGTGATACCTTTTCTCGGATATGCCCAACAGGAGACTTTTCCCCTTTATTCGAAAGAAGCTCCTAATACAAAGGCACTATTGGAAAAGGATGTGATTGGCAATGGGGGAAGAATAGAAAGAGTTGCTGTGCCCCAGATTACAGTTTACAGACCTCAAAAAACAGCGAGTAACGGTAAAGCCATATTGATATGTCCAGGTGGAGGATATGGAATTATAGCCATACAGCATGAAGGACACCAAATAGCAAGATGGTATAGTGATAGAGGCTATACTGCCGCTGTCCTTAAGTACAGGCTTCCGGAAGAAGATCTGCTTAATGAATCTTGGGAAGTCCCCTTAATGGATGCAGAAGAAGGAATTCGCTTCTTAAGAAAAAGAGCAAAAAAATGGCACTATGACAGTGATAAGATAGGTGTTTTAGGTTTTTCCGCTGGGGGGCACCTTGCTTCATCTGTCTCTGTGCATAACCATGCGGCAGAAGGAAAGGAGCCTAGTTCTAGACCAGACTTTAGTGTATTGATTTATCCGGTTATCAGCATGGATACGAGTGTTACCCATCAGGGGTCAAGACGTAATTTGTTAGGTGAAAAGCTTAACACAGATCTGGAAAATTACTTCTCCAATGAAACGCAAATAAATCATACTACACCTCCTGCTTTCTTGGTGCACAGTTGGGATGATACCGCTGTTCCACCGGAGAATTCCATAAGATATGCCAAGGCCCTAAATCAAAAGGGTATAAAGTGTGAACTTCACCTCTTCGAAAAAGGCGGCCATGGTTATGGTAGAGGAAATATCGAAAGTCATGGAAATGCTTCCACTTGGCTTGAAATGAGTGATCAATGGATCTCAGATTTGTTTTCTGAATAA
- a CDS encoding GntR family transcriptional regulator, whose protein sequence is MILVEKGLLLKIDGKSRIPKYQQIVDSIIRNIENGSLMVGDKLPSINDISEEYYLSRDTVVRAYNLLREKKIITSVVSKGFYVNKAVNSSNHKTLFILNKLSNYKLEIFNTFVNSMGSDNQIDLRIYHCDAQLLVNILEENMGAYDHFVLMPHFKKESGNHAHIHCNEQVLECLKKIPKDKLVIMDNYLPELGEDIACIYQDFKQDIYQAMEEALQKLKKYNKLILAFPDNPIYPYPKEIKQGFLNFCHTHDFDAEVLDKIYPDMELQEKDAYIIIDENDLVSLVKQTRDRQFEIGKDIGVVSYNDTPLKELFEITVISTDFELMAESAAYMIKKHKQEVVSNIFRFIDRGSL, encoded by the coding sequence ATGATTTTAGTTGAAAAAGGCCTCTTATTAAAAATTGATGGCAAATCCCGGATTCCAAAATACCAGCAAATTGTAGATTCCATAATCAGAAATATAGAGAATGGCTCCTTGATGGTCGGGGATAAACTCCCTTCCATAAATGACATCAGTGAGGAGTACTACCTGAGCCGCGATACTGTAGTAAGGGCTTATAACCTCCTCCGTGAAAAGAAAATCATTACCTCTGTGGTCAGTAAGGGCTTTTATGTAAATAAAGCCGTCAACAGTTCCAACCACAAAACACTGTTTATTCTTAATAAGCTTAGTAATTATAAGCTGGAAATCTTCAATACCTTTGTCAATAGCATGGGCTCTGATAACCAGATAGATCTACGCATCTATCACTGTGATGCTCAATTACTGGTGAATATTTTAGAAGAGAATATGGGGGCTTATGATCATTTTGTGTTGATGCCTCATTTTAAAAAGGAATCCGGAAACCATGCGCATATCCATTGCAATGAACAGGTGCTGGAATGTTTGAAAAAGATTCCAAAGGATAAATTGGTGATCATGGACAATTACCTACCGGAATTGGGTGAAGATATTGCCTGTATCTATCAGGATTTCAAACAGGATATATACCAAGCCATGGAAGAAGCATTGCAAAAATTGAAGAAGTACAATAAGCTTATCCTGGCTTTTCCTGATAATCCTATTTATCCTTATCCAAAAGAAATCAAGCAGGGCTTTTTGAATTTCTGCCATACCCATGATTTTGATGCGGAAGTGCTCGATAAGATCTATCCGGATATGGAGTTGCAGGAAAAAGATGCTTATATCATTATTGACGAAAATGACTTGGTGAGTTTGGTGAAGCAAACACGTGATAGGCAATTTGAAATTGGAAAGGATATTGGTGTGGTTTCCTATAATGACACGCCACTCAAAGAGTTATTTGAAATCACCGTCATTTCTACAGACTTTGAATTGATGGCAGAATCGGCTGCCTATATGATCAAAAAACATAAACAAGAGGTGGTTTCGAACATCTTTAGATTTATAGATCGGGGATCGTTATAG
- a CDS encoding 6-bladed beta-propeller: MLLYRFLFINIAFLAIAFITSCSQKSTDKQVILISPDTIEKDSLPFIVDGIVPLKTTSDNLLSTQLLIRKYHEGYLVKDERQRGKDLSQFGIHHFDREGNYLGKIISVGEGPNELPNIKDYIVDNDQVEVLVSNGQESSIEIFSFSGSKKTTKKFNFLVDTFIKKTNGNYLFYGGYNAPIVQERLIETDPKGNILASYLHNDYTGKLIPVQERNFSLYEGKISFKEAFNPKVYSVSDTLNPTFEMNSSPFSIPSEFWELDFMEGFQLINEKGFAFIEDYFEGKDWVLFHISVQEQGKMNHELVLYNKSTGALKRNELTEASLWHKPIGFDENSGQFMFLVHPQVLMKAKTLRIHSNDLSDIEVDDNPVIVFASIGE; encoded by the coding sequence ATGCTTTTGTACCGTTTCTTGTTTATCAATATTGCTTTTTTAGCAATCGCTTTTATTACATCTTGCAGCCAAAAATCAACAGACAAACAAGTCATCTTAATTTCTCCAGATACGATAGAAAAAGATAGTTTGCCATTTATAGTCGATGGTATTGTTCCCCTTAAAACCACTTCGGATAATTTATTAAGTACCCAACTACTAATTAGAAAATACCATGAAGGATACCTAGTAAAAGATGAACGGCAAAGAGGAAAGGATTTGTCTCAATTTGGCATTCACCATTTTGACAGAGAAGGAAACTACTTAGGAAAAATCATTTCAGTCGGAGAAGGTCCTAATGAATTACCCAATATTAAAGATTATATCGTCGATAATGATCAGGTGGAAGTATTGGTCTCAAATGGTCAAGAAAGTTCGATTGAAATATTTTCGTTTTCTGGAAGCAAAAAGACGACCAAGAAGTTCAACTTTTTAGTAGATACTTTCATAAAAAAAACGAATGGGAATTACCTGTTTTATGGTGGTTATAATGCGCCGATAGTACAGGAAAGGCTTATTGAAACTGATCCGAAAGGCAATATTTTAGCTTCTTATTTGCACAATGATTATACGGGAAAATTGATTCCTGTGCAGGAAAGAAATTTTAGCCTTTACGAGGGAAAAATCTCTTTCAAAGAAGCCTTTAATCCTAAAGTTTATTCCGTCTCAGACACCTTAAACCCCACCTTTGAGATGAATTCCAGCCCTTTTTCAATTCCATCGGAATTTTGGGAGCTAGATTTTATGGAAGGCTTCCAATTGATCAATGAAAAAGGATTTGCCTTTATTGAAGACTATTTCGAAGGTAAAGACTGGGTCCTGTTTCATATTTCAGTCCAAGAACAAGGTAAGATGAACCATGAACTGGTCTTGTACAATAAAAGCACTGGGGCATTGAAAAGAAATGAACTAACTGAAGCATCCCTTTGGCACAAACCAATAGGCTTTGATGAAAACAGTGGTCAATTTATGTTTTTGGTACATCCACAAGTTTTAATGAAAGCAAAGACTTTAAGGATCCACTCCAATGACTTATCAGACATTGAAGTGGATGATAACCCTGTCATAGTGTTTGCATCAATCGGGGAATAA
- a CDS encoding voltage-gated chloride channel family protein — protein sequence MLERARELIHFKRFIQTEFYPSLIYTIKWLVLAIFIGLLVGSASAFFLFALQWATDYREENLYIIALLPLGGFIIGWVYYRFGESVVKGNNQLLEEFYNPLKPIPLRMAPLVLFGTIATHLFGGSAGREGTAVQMGGAIADQFTKWFKLKPIDRKTVITLGVAAGFASVFGTPLAGAIFALEWLMIGRVRYESILPAFLGAYVADYACTDFWAAHHTHYEIPFIPDLNLVNVLWIIPAGICFGLAGRLFAKATTFWAEIFKKLIHYPPLRPVAGGALVSILVFLIGTTKYIGLGVPSIVEAFNSQLPWYDFLAKIGFTSLTLGAGFKGGEVTPLFYTGATLGNMLSGAIPLPMALLAGMGFVAVFSGATNTPLSCTLMGIELFGADSGVYVGLACVVAYLFSGHSGIYGSQVIGSPKHSSLEHNKGKSLGKLE from the coding sequence ATGTTGGAGAGGGCACGAGAATTAATACATTTTAAGCGTTTCATCCAAACTGAATTCTATCCAAGCTTAATTTACACGATAAAATGGTTGGTTTTGGCCATTTTTATTGGATTGTTGGTAGGTTCTGCCTCAGCTTTCTTTCTCTTTGCCCTGCAATGGGCGACAGATTACAGAGAAGAAAATTTATATATTATTGCTTTATTACCGCTGGGCGGATTTATTATAGGCTGGGTCTACTACCGCTTTGGCGAATCAGTAGTGAAGGGCAATAACCAATTGTTGGAGGAATTTTATAATCCCTTAAAACCCATCCCACTTCGCATGGCTCCATTAGTTCTCTTTGGTACGATCGCGACCCACCTTTTTGGGGGCTCTGCAGGCCGAGAGGGAACAGCCGTACAAATGGGTGGGGCCATTGCAGACCAATTCACCAAATGGTTTAAATTAAAGCCCATTGACAGAAAAACTGTCATTACACTTGGGGTAGCAGCAGGATTTGCATCTGTTTTTGGGACCCCTTTGGCTGGGGCGATTTTTGCCTTGGAATGGCTGATGATTGGTAGGGTGAGGTATGAATCCATCTTGCCGGCTTTTTTGGGGGCTTATGTCGCTGATTATGCCTGTACGGATTTCTGGGCAGCACATCATACCCATTATGAAATCCCGTTTATTCCTGATTTAAATTTGGTCAATGTGCTTTGGATTATACCAGCAGGAATTTGTTTTGGACTAGCCGGAAGGTTATTTGCCAAAGCCACCACCTTCTGGGCAGAGATATTTAAAAAGCTAATACATTACCCCCCTTTGAGACCTGTAGCGGGCGGGGCCTTGGTGTCCATTTTGGTATTTTTGATTGGTACCACCAAATACATTGGACTGGGAGTCCCCTCTATTGTAGAGGCATTTAATTCCCAACTTCCGTGGTACGATTTTCTCGCCAAGATAGGCTTCACTTCCCTGACCTTAGGGGCAGGATTTAAAGGAGGAGAGGTAACTCCCCTATTCTACACTGGTGCTACCTTGGGAAATATGCTTTCAGGAGCAATACCTTTGCCTATGGCCCTATTGGCAGGAATGGGCTTTGTGGCTGTATTCTCTGGTGCCACCAATACACCACTCTCATGTACCCTAATGGGAATAGAACTTTTCGGCGCGGATTCTGGCGTTTATGTTGGCCTGGCCTGTGTGGTGGCCTATTTGTTCAGTGGACATTCAGGCATCTACGGCTCACAGGTCATCGGATCTCCCAAACACAGTTCATTAGAGCATAATAAAGGAAAAAGCTTAGGAAAACTGGAATGA
- a CDS encoding TIGR01777 family oxidoreductase, whose translation MKNILITGGSGLVGQKLTKVLEKTGYQVAWLSRFPEKQSQKSFSWDINQMKIDRQALEWADAIVHLAGAGVAEKRWTAARKKLILESRTLSAQLIFDELRTMEKKPEVLVSASGANYYGLDNGEKWLTEADPAGHDFLAEVVVKWERSVEQFNSLGIRTVTLRTGIVLAKDGGALPQMLQPPVAAPLGDGKQYMSWIHIQDLVDMFSYALEHKNLKGPYNAVSPLPVSNKVLTQQAAKLSGKPFVSLPAPGFLLKIVLGEMAGMILGGNRISSDKMISAGYKFKFTEIAHALKDLYP comes from the coding sequence ATGAAAAATATTTTGATCACAGGAGGTTCTGGATTAGTTGGACAAAAGCTCACCAAGGTCCTAGAGAAGACAGGATACCAAGTGGCCTGGCTGAGCCGCTTTCCGGAAAAACAGTCCCAAAAATCCTTTAGCTGGGATATTAATCAGATGAAAATTGATCGGCAGGCATTGGAATGGGCGGATGCTATAGTCCATTTGGCAGGTGCTGGCGTGGCGGAGAAACGTTGGACTGCGGCAAGGAAAAAGTTGATTTTGGAAAGCAGGACACTTTCCGCCCAGTTGATCTTTGATGAACTGAGAACAATGGAGAAGAAACCAGAGGTACTGGTCTCTGCCAGTGGGGCTAATTATTATGGTCTGGACAATGGTGAAAAATGGCTCACTGAGGCAGATCCTGCAGGGCATGATTTTTTAGCGGAAGTGGTCGTCAAATGGGAAAGGTCGGTAGAGCAGTTTAATAGTCTTGGTATTCGAACGGTGACTTTGAGGACTGGAATAGTATTGGCAAAGGACGGCGGGGCTTTGCCCCAGATGTTACAGCCGCCTGTGGCAGCCCCCCTTGGTGATGGAAAACAATATATGAGTTGGATCCATATACAGGATTTGGTGGATATGTTTAGCTATGCCTTGGAACACAAAAACCTTAAAGGGCCGTACAATGCAGTTTCCCCACTTCCAGTGAGCAATAAAGTGCTTACACAGCAGGCGGCTAAGTTGAGCGGAAAACCGTTTGTGTCCCTGCCTGCCCCCGGTTTTCTATTGAAAATTGTTTTAGGGGAAATGGCGGGAATGATATTGGGAGGCAATAGAATCTCTTCAGACAAAATGATCAGTGCAGGTTATAAATTCAAATTCACTGAAATAGCACATGCCCTTAAAGATCTGTATCCATAA
- a CDS encoding PLDc N-terminal domain-containing protein yields the protein MLGLGSIGIIIYVFTVFDVINSRFHKDKDKVTWLIIVIILPGLGTLLWFLIGRGRAVL from the coding sequence ATGTTAGGACTTGGTTCCATTGGAATTATCATTTATGTTTTTACCGTTTTTGATGTCATCAACAGTCGCTTTCACAAAGATAAGGATAAAGTGACCTGGTTGATCATTGTTATCATTTTACCCGGACTGGGAACTTTGCTTTGGTTCCTGATCGGAAGGGGCAGAGCTGTATTATGA
- a CDS encoding M14 family metallopeptidase, with product MIKRIFTLCLGLLALSASAQEEVDLSYYLRPGYSYNPAIPTPAAVLGFEIGEWHVSHDQVYMYMEKLAAASDRVNLEIIGRTYENRPLMMLTISHPDNLNRLNAIKFQRAQLRDPSQSGEVDIESAPVVAYMGYSVHGNEPSGVNASLLAAYHFAAANELEEDLQNIVILIEPGINPDGINRFASWVNSNRSIHMNGDPLNRELNEAWPRGRTNHYWFDLNRDWLPVQHPESRARIEKIQEWKPNLVLDFHEMGTNSTFFFQPGIPSRNHPLTPRKNFELTEKVAQYHAKYLDEIGSLYFTQENYDDFYYGKGSTYPDVQGQIGILFEQASSRGHLQESVNGPLSFPFTIRNQFTATLSSFEAAVSMRKELNTYMRDFYLDAKKEADNDTNKAYIFGTPNDKGRTNHLADIILQHDIKVYGLKENININGVDFKANQSYIVPLNQPQYRLIRGMFETRTEFQDSLFYDVSAWTLPMAFDMRFMTVNSRILNLANVEEVKRVPQHPAGELKGAAGAYAYAFEWGEYYAPKALYQLMEKGYNLRVSHKEFEEGADKKFSRGTILIDKGRKQVTDQDFFEDLQEVARQTGIVISAINTGYTGGINLGSPSISVLQKPEVALLVEDGVSSSEAGEIWHLLDQRMEMPITLLPSSLFSNADLQRYNVIIMPNGNYSGINQAGSESLKSWVRNGGTLIARGAALNWINQNKIGEFSFKNETEKDSTLQKRYADMANIQGAKVTGGAIFKVKLDLTHPLGYGYQDENLFTFRNSNQFMLPSGNPFANPLIYTDSPLASGYVYPFNLEQMKNTAMIRVSANGKGKVIGFVDNPNFRAFWFGTNKLFLNSIFFGSTISSSSAR from the coding sequence ATGATCAAAAGAATATTCACCCTCTGTTTGGGACTTTTGGCACTTTCTGCTTCGGCCCAAGAAGAAGTAGATCTTTCCTATTATCTGAGACCCGGATACAGTTATAATCCAGCTATTCCTACTCCTGCTGCGGTATTAGGCTTTGAAATTGGAGAATGGCATGTCAGTCATGACCAAGTGTATATGTACATGGAGAAATTGGCCGCAGCCTCTGATAGGGTCAACCTGGAAATTATCGGTAGGACCTATGAAAATAGGCCTTTGATGATGCTGACCATTAGCCATCCGGATAACCTGAACAGGCTGAATGCCATTAAATTTCAGCGGGCCCAGCTAAGAGACCCTTCCCAATCCGGGGAGGTAGATATAGAAAGTGCTCCAGTAGTTGCCTATATGGGCTATTCTGTTCATGGCAATGAGCCTAGCGGGGTCAATGCTTCCTTGCTTGCTGCATACCATTTTGCAGCAGCCAATGAGTTAGAGGAAGACTTACAAAATATAGTGATCCTGATAGAACCGGGGATCAATCCGGACGGGATCAATCGGTTTGCCTCCTGGGTAAATTCCAATAGAAGCATCCATATGAATGGAGATCCCTTGAACAGGGAACTGAATGAAGCATGGCCTCGGGGAAGAACCAATCATTACTGGTTTGACCTTAACCGAGATTGGCTACCTGTACAGCATCCGGAGTCCAGGGCCAGAATTGAGAAGATTCAGGAATGGAAACCTAATTTGGTTTTAGACTTTCATGAAATGGGGACGAATAGTACCTTTTTCTTTCAACCTGGAATCCCAAGCAGGAACCATCCCCTTACACCTAGGAAAAATTTTGAACTGACAGAGAAAGTAGCACAGTATCATGCGAAATATCTTGATGAAATAGGTTCTCTTTATTTTACACAGGAAAATTATGATGACTTCTACTATGGAAAAGGTTCTACCTATCCGGATGTCCAAGGGCAAATCGGGATTTTATTTGAACAGGCTTCTTCCAGGGGACATTTGCAGGAAAGTGTGAATGGGCCATTAAGCTTTCCATTTACCATCAGAAACCAGTTTACCGCCACGCTTTCTTCTTTTGAAGCGGCCGTGTCCATGAGAAAGGAGCTGAATACTTATATGAGGGATTTTTATCTCGATGCCAAAAAGGAAGCGGATAATGATACCAACAAGGCCTATATCTTTGGTACTCCAAATGACAAGGGAAGAACCAATCATTTGGCCGATATAATCCTCCAGCACGATATCAAAGTATATGGGCTCAAAGAGAATATCAATATCAATGGTGTTGACTTCAAGGCCAATCAGTCTTATATCGTTCCTCTTAACCAACCACAATACAGATTGATCAGGGGAATGTTTGAGACCAGAACTGAATTTCAGGACAGCTTATTTTATGACGTATCGGCCTGGACATTGCCGATGGCATTTGACATGCGTTTTATGACTGTCAATAGCAGGATCTTAAACCTGGCCAATGTGGAAGAGGTAAAAAGGGTGCCTCAGCATCCTGCAGGAGAACTAAAAGGAGCTGCTGGGGCATATGCTTATGCATTCGAATGGGGAGAATATTATGCCCCCAAGGCTTTATATCAATTGATGGAAAAGGGCTATAATCTAAGGGTCAGCCATAAAGAATTTGAGGAAGGCGCTGATAAGAAATTTAGCCGTGGGACGATTTTAATTGACAAAGGCCGCAAGCAAGTTACGGATCAGGACTTTTTTGAGGACCTGCAAGAGGTGGCCAGGCAAACAGGAATAGTCATCTCTGCTATCAATACAGGCTATACAGGGGGGATCAACTTGGGTTCACCAAGCATTTCTGTTTTGCAAAAGCCAGAAGTGGCATTATTGGTAGAAGATGGTGTTTCAAGTAGTGAAGCAGGTGAGATTTGGCATTTATTGGATCAAAGAATGGAAATGCCCATCACCCTTTTGCCCTCCAGCCTTTTTTCTAATGCCGATCTACAGCGATATAATGTGATCATCATGCCAAATGGCAATTATTCTGGAATCAACCAAGCTGGATCAGAATCCCTGAAAAGCTGGGTAAGAAATGGAGGAACCCTGATCGCCAGAGGAGCTGCCCTGAATTGGATCAACCAAAATAAAATAGGGGAGTTTAGTTTCAAAAATGAAACAGAAAAGGACAGTACCTTACAGAAGCGATATGCAGACATGGCCAATATCCAAGGTGCAAAAGTAACTGGTGGGGCGATCTTTAAAGTGAAATTGGACCTGACCCATCCCTTGGGCTATGGTTACCAAGATGAAAATCTCTTTACTTTTAGGAACAGTAATCAGTTTATGCTGCCTTCTGGCAATCCTTTTGCCAATCCTTTGATTTACACAGACAGCCCTTTGGCCAGTGGTTATGTTTATCCATTTAATTTGGAACAAATGAAAAACACCGCCATGATTCGCGTTTCGGCCAATGGAAAAGGAAAGGTCATAGGTTTTGTGGATAACCCTAATTTTAGGGCTTTCTGGTTTGGAACGAACAAACTCTTTTTGAATAGTATTTTCTTTGGAAGTACTATATCCAGTAGCTCTGCCAGATAA